A single window of Aquarana catesbeiana isolate 2022-GZ linkage group LG10, ASM4218655v1, whole genome shotgun sequence DNA harbors:
- the LOC141111489 gene encoding alpha-tectorin-like, translating to MAPSCVNTFQAVLSTDGNQTFLLYNYGDIQWPSMNWTAFSQDGPLALAGLNSGYETGYYTLPGSLTISVANLSSTSNVNVTGRWAFKVDKLHPEDVNGNIDNSTENVNSTGTPLTTMPGPFTTRSTTITSPFTRNTTNTSSFIQSSGNKDLQAIIQSSIN from the exons ATGGCACCGAGTTGC GTGAACACATTTCAGGCTGTCCTGAGCACAGATGGCAATCAGACCTTCCTTCTGTACAATTATGGAGATATTCAGTGGCCGAGTATGAATTGGACTGCTTTCTCCCAGGATGGACCTTTGGCTTTG GCTGGACTGAACAGCGGCTATGAGACAGGATACTACACACTTCCCGGATCCCTCACAATCTCAGTTGCCAATTTATCATCTACAAGCAATGTCAATGTAACTGGACGTTGGGCATTCAAAGTGGACAAATTACATCCAGAAGATGTCAATGGAAATATAG ATAATTCCACAGAAAATGTAAATTCTACGGGCACTCCATTGACAACGATGCCTGGACCCTTCACCACACGCTCCACAACTATTACCTCTCCATTCACACGCAACACAACTAATACTTCTTCATTCATACAGTCTTCAGGTAACAAAGATTTACAAGCAATTATTCAAAGTAGTATAAACTAG